The Meles meles chromosome 12, mMelMel3.1 paternal haplotype, whole genome shotgun sequence genome includes a window with the following:
- the P2RX2 gene encoding P2X purinoceptor 2 isoform X2 encodes MLAEEPKPPAGADAARRLARGCWSAFWDYETPKVIVVKNRRLGVVYRAVQLLILLYFVWYVFIVQKSYQDSETGPESSVITKVKGITFSEHKVWDVEEYVKPPEGGRVFSIITRIEVTPSQTLGTCPESMRVSNATCDSDMDCVVGQLDMLGNGLRTGRCVPYYQGSAKTCEVSGWCPVEDGASVSQFLGKMAPNFTILIKNSIHYPKFQFSKGNIEHRKDGYLKHCTFDEVSDLYCPIFKLGFIVEQAGENFTELAHTGGVIGVIINWDCDLDLSASKCNPKYSFRRLDPKHVPASAGYNFRFAKYYKVNGSATRTLIKAYGIRIDVIVHGQAGKFSLIPTIINLATALTSIGVGSFLCDWILLTFMNKNKVYSHKKFDKMVDLPQQTAGPELCTSEPSQQDSTLSDPRGLAQL; translated from the exons ATGTTGGCCGAGGAGCCCAAGCCCCCTGCGGGGGCGGATGCGGCCCGGCGCCTGGCCCGAGGCTGCTGGTCGGCGTTCTGGGACTACGAGACGCCCAAGGTGATCGTGGTGAAGAACCGGCGCCTGGGCGTCGTGTACCGCGCGGTGCAGCTGCTCATCCTGCTCTACTTCGTGTG GTACGTGTTCATCGTGCAGAAGAGCTACCAGGACAGCGAGACGGGCCCCGAGAGTTCCGTCATCACCAAGGTCAAGGGCATCACCTTCTCCGAACACAAAGTGTGGGACGTGGAGGAGTACGTGAAGCCCCCCGAG GGAGGCAGGGTGTTCAGCATCATCACCAGGATTGAGGTCACACCCTCCCAGACCCTCGGAACCTGCCCAGAG AGTATGAGGGTCAGCAACGCCACCTGTGACTCGGACATGGACTGCGTGGTTGGGCAGCTGGACATGCTGGGAAACG GCCTGCGGACTGGGCGCTGCGTACCCTACTACCAAGGCTCAGCCAAGACCTGCGAGGTATCCGGCTGGTGCCCGGTGGAAGATGGGGCCTCTGTCAG CCAATTTCTCGGCAAGATGGCCCCAAATTTCACCATCCTCATCAAGAACAGCATCCACTACCCTAAATTCCAGTTCTCCAA GGGCAACATAGAGCACAGGAAGGACGGCTACCTGAAGCACTGCACATTCGACGAGGTTTCTGATCTCTACTGTCCCATCTTCAAGCTGGGCTTCATTGTGGAACAGGCAGGGGAGAACTTCACAGAGCTGGCTCATACG GGTGGTGTCATTGGGGTCATCATCAACTGGGACTGTGACCTGGACCTGTCAGCATCAAAGTGCAACCCCAAGTACTCCTTCCGGAGGCTTGACCCCAAGCACGTCCCAGCCTCAGCTGGCTACAACTTCAG GTTTGCCAAATATTACAAGGTAAACGGCAGTGCCACCCGCACGCTCATCAAGGCCTATGGGATCCGCATTGACGTCATCGTGCATGGACAG GCAGGGAAGTTCAGCCTGATTCCCACCATCATTAATCTGGCCACAGCACTGACCTCCATCGGGGTG GGCTCCTTCCTGTGTGATTGGATCTTGCTGACGTTTATGAACAAGAACAAGGTGTACAGCCATAAGAAATTCGACAAG ATGGTGGACCTTCCCCAGCAGACGGCGGGACCAGAGCTGTGCACCTCCGAACCTTCCCAGCAGGACTCCACACTCTCAGACCCCCGAGGTCTGGCCCAGCTCTGA
- the P2RX2 gene encoding P2X purinoceptor 2 isoform X6: MLAEEPKPPAGADAARRLARGCWSAFWDYETPKVIVVKNRRLGVVYRAVQLLILLYFVWYVFIVQKSYQDSETGPESSVITKVKGITFSEHKVWDVEEYVKPPEGGRVFSIITRIEVTPSQTLGTCPESMRVSNATCDSDMDCVVGQLDMLGNGLRTGRCVPYYQGSAKTCEVSGWCPVEDGASVSQFLGKMAPNFTILIKNSIHYPKFQFSKGNIEHRKDGYLKHCTFDEVSDLYCPIFKLGFIVEQAGENFTELAHTGGVIGVIINWDCDLDLSASKCNPKYSFRRLDPKHVPASAGYNFRFAKYYKVNGSATRTLIKAYGIRIDVIVHGQAGKFSLIPTIINLATALTSIGVGSFLCDWILLTFMNKNKVYSHKKFDKDSTLSDPRGLAQL; this comes from the exons ATGTTGGCCGAGGAGCCCAAGCCCCCTGCGGGGGCGGATGCGGCCCGGCGCCTGGCCCGAGGCTGCTGGTCGGCGTTCTGGGACTACGAGACGCCCAAGGTGATCGTGGTGAAGAACCGGCGCCTGGGCGTCGTGTACCGCGCGGTGCAGCTGCTCATCCTGCTCTACTTCGTGTG GTACGTGTTCATCGTGCAGAAGAGCTACCAGGACAGCGAGACGGGCCCCGAGAGTTCCGTCATCACCAAGGTCAAGGGCATCACCTTCTCCGAACACAAAGTGTGGGACGTGGAGGAGTACGTGAAGCCCCCCGAG GGAGGCAGGGTGTTCAGCATCATCACCAGGATTGAGGTCACACCCTCCCAGACCCTCGGAACCTGCCCAGAG AGTATGAGGGTCAGCAACGCCACCTGTGACTCGGACATGGACTGCGTGGTTGGGCAGCTGGACATGCTGGGAAACG GCCTGCGGACTGGGCGCTGCGTACCCTACTACCAAGGCTCAGCCAAGACCTGCGAGGTATCCGGCTGGTGCCCGGTGGAAGATGGGGCCTCTGTCAG CCAATTTCTCGGCAAGATGGCCCCAAATTTCACCATCCTCATCAAGAACAGCATCCACTACCCTAAATTCCAGTTCTCCAA GGGCAACATAGAGCACAGGAAGGACGGCTACCTGAAGCACTGCACATTCGACGAGGTTTCTGATCTCTACTGTCCCATCTTCAAGCTGGGCTTCATTGTGGAACAGGCAGGGGAGAACTTCACAGAGCTGGCTCATACG GGTGGTGTCATTGGGGTCATCATCAACTGGGACTGTGACCTGGACCTGTCAGCATCAAAGTGCAACCCCAAGTACTCCTTCCGGAGGCTTGACCCCAAGCACGTCCCAGCCTCAGCTGGCTACAACTTCAG GTTTGCCAAATATTACAAGGTAAACGGCAGTGCCACCCGCACGCTCATCAAGGCCTATGGGATCCGCATTGACGTCATCGTGCATGGACAG GCAGGGAAGTTCAGCCTGATTCCCACCATCATTAATCTGGCCACAGCACTGACCTCCATCGGGGTG GGCTCCTTCCTGTGTGATTGGATCTTGCTGACGTTTATGAACAAGAACAAGGTGTACAGCCATAAGAAATTCGACAAG GACTCCACACTCTCAGACCCCCGAGGTCTGGCCCAGCTCTGA
- the P2RX2 gene encoding P2X purinoceptor 2 isoform X7: MLAEEPKPPAGADAARRLARGCWSAFWDYETPKVIVVRVHRAEELPGQRDGPREFRHHQGQGHHLLRTQSVGRGGVREAPRGLRTGRCVPYYQGSAKTCEVSGWCPVEDGASVSQFLGKMAPNFTILIKNSIHYPKFQFSKGNIEHRKDGYLKHCTFDEVSDLYCPIFKLGFIVEQAGENFTELAHTGGVIGVIINWDCDLDLSASKCNPKYSFRRLDPKHVPASAGYNFRFAKYYKVNGSATRTLIKAYGIRIDVIVHGQAGKFSLIPTIINLATALTSIGVGSFLCDWILLTFMNKNKVYSHKKFDKVCTPRRSPGSWPATLALVLGQAPTPPHPCSADPGQAGQALAAPSPWLCPTSTPSEQMVDLPQQTAGPELCTSEPSQQDSTLSDPRGLAQL, encoded by the exons ATGTTGGCCGAGGAGCCCAAGCCCCCTGCGGGGGCGGATGCGGCCCGGCGCCTGGCCCGAGGCTGCTGGTCGGCGTTCTGGGACTACGAGACGCCCAAGGTGATCGTG GTACGTGTTCATCGTGCAGAAGAGCTACCAGGACAGCGAGACGGGCCCCGAGAGTTCCGTCATCACCAAGGTCAAGGGCATCACCTTCTCCGAACACAAAGTGTGGGACGTGGAGGAGTACGTGAAGCCCCCCGAG GCCTGCGGACTGGGCGCTGCGTACCCTACTACCAAGGCTCAGCCAAGACCTGCGAGGTATCCGGCTGGTGCCCGGTGGAAGATGGGGCCTCTGTCAG CCAATTTCTCGGCAAGATGGCCCCAAATTTCACCATCCTCATCAAGAACAGCATCCACTACCCTAAATTCCAGTTCTCCAA GGGCAACATAGAGCACAGGAAGGACGGCTACCTGAAGCACTGCACATTCGACGAGGTTTCTGATCTCTACTGTCCCATCTTCAAGCTGGGCTTCATTGTGGAACAGGCAGGGGAGAACTTCACAGAGCTGGCTCATACG GGTGGTGTCATTGGGGTCATCATCAACTGGGACTGTGACCTGGACCTGTCAGCATCAAAGTGCAACCCCAAGTACTCCTTCCGGAGGCTTGACCCCAAGCACGTCCCAGCCTCAGCTGGCTACAACTTCAG GTTTGCCAAATATTACAAGGTAAACGGCAGTGCCACCCGCACGCTCATCAAGGCCTATGGGATCCGCATTGACGTCATCGTGCATGGACAG GCAGGGAAGTTCAGCCTGATTCCCACCATCATTAATCTGGCCACAGCACTGACCTCCATCGGGGTG GGCTCCTTCCTGTGTGATTGGATCTTGCTGACGTTTATGAACAAGAACAAGGTGTACAGCCATAAGAAATTCGACAAGGTGTGCACACCGAGACGCTCCCCTGGTAGCTGGCCTGCGACTCTGGCGCTTGTGTTGGGCCAggcccctaccccaccccacccctgctctgcaGACCCTGGCCAGGCCGGCCAAGCTCTGGCAGCCCCGTCCCCATGGCTTTGTCCCACCTCCACCCCATCCGAGCAGATGGTGGACCTTCCCCAGCAGACGGCGGGACCAGAGCTGTGCACCTCCGAACCTTCCCAGCAGGACTCCACACTCTCAGACCCCCGAGGTCTGGCCCAGCTCTGA
- the LRCOL1 gene encoding leucine-rich colipase-like protein 1 isoform X1: MACARRLLLLLSLLPMCKAWKPKSLFLFHKRTGEACDDHSECQSRCCVPSSLNPQAFCVSKTIFLKCLPWRKPNWDACSDHAECRSRCCVTNSASSEKFCRPRDIFRQCTPWRRPDGARCGHHRECRSQCCIALSEVSRPRCVRRSGLLAQCLPLVSARPREGLPAAPEAGGPRAGPGLHTRGAPPSGRG; encoded by the exons ATGGCGTGTGCCCGGcgtctgctgctgctgctctcgcTGCTGCCCATGTGCAAGGCCTGGAAACCCAAGAGCTTGTTCCTGTTCCATAAG AGGACGGGAGAAGCGTGCGACGACCACTCCGAGTGCCAGAGCCGCTGCTGCGTCCCCAGCAGCCTGAACCCGCAAGCCTTCTGCGTGTCCAAGACTATCTTCCTCAAGTGCCTGCCCTGGCGGAAG CCCAACTGGGACGCTTGCTCCGACCACGCCGAGTGCCGCAGCCGCTGCTGCGTCACCAACAGCGCCAGCTCGGAGAAGTTCTGCAGGCCCAGGGACATCTTCCGGCAGTGCACGCCTTGGCGCAGG CCCGACGGCGCCCGCTGCGGCCACCACCGGGAGTGCCGGAGCCAGTGCTGCATCGCGCTCAGCGAGGTCAGCCGTCCCCGCTGCGTCCGCCGGAGCGGTCTCCTGGCGCAGTGCCTGCCCTTGGTGAGCGCCCGCCCCCGGGAGGGGCTTCCCGCGGCGCCCGAGGCCGGCGGCCCGCGAGCGGGGCCTGGTCTCCACACCCGCGGGGCGCCCCCTTCCGGGAGGGGCTGA
- the P2RX2 gene encoding P2X purinoceptor 2 isoform X3, with product MLAEEPKPPAGADAARRLARGCWSAFWDYETPKVIVVKNRRLGVVYRAVQLLILLYFVWYVFIVQKSYQDSETGPESSVITKVKGITFSEHKVWDVEEYVKPPEGGRVFSIITRIEVTPSQTLGTCPESMRVSNATCDSDMDCVVGQLDMLGNGLRTGRCVPYYQGSAKTCEVSGWCPVEDGASVSQFLGKMAPNFTILIKNSIHYPKFQFSKGNIEHRKDGYLKHCTFDEVSDLYCPIFKLGFIVEQAGENFTELAHTGGVIGVIINWDCDLDLSASKCNPKYSFRRLDPKHVPASAGYNFRFAKYYKVNGSATRTLIKAYGIRIDVIVHGQAGKFSLIPTIINLATALTSIGVGSFLCDWILLTFMNKNKVYSHKKFDKQTAGPELCTSEPSQQDSTLSDPRGLAQL from the exons ATGTTGGCCGAGGAGCCCAAGCCCCCTGCGGGGGCGGATGCGGCCCGGCGCCTGGCCCGAGGCTGCTGGTCGGCGTTCTGGGACTACGAGACGCCCAAGGTGATCGTGGTGAAGAACCGGCGCCTGGGCGTCGTGTACCGCGCGGTGCAGCTGCTCATCCTGCTCTACTTCGTGTG GTACGTGTTCATCGTGCAGAAGAGCTACCAGGACAGCGAGACGGGCCCCGAGAGTTCCGTCATCACCAAGGTCAAGGGCATCACCTTCTCCGAACACAAAGTGTGGGACGTGGAGGAGTACGTGAAGCCCCCCGAG GGAGGCAGGGTGTTCAGCATCATCACCAGGATTGAGGTCACACCCTCCCAGACCCTCGGAACCTGCCCAGAG AGTATGAGGGTCAGCAACGCCACCTGTGACTCGGACATGGACTGCGTGGTTGGGCAGCTGGACATGCTGGGAAACG GCCTGCGGACTGGGCGCTGCGTACCCTACTACCAAGGCTCAGCCAAGACCTGCGAGGTATCCGGCTGGTGCCCGGTGGAAGATGGGGCCTCTGTCAG CCAATTTCTCGGCAAGATGGCCCCAAATTTCACCATCCTCATCAAGAACAGCATCCACTACCCTAAATTCCAGTTCTCCAA GGGCAACATAGAGCACAGGAAGGACGGCTACCTGAAGCACTGCACATTCGACGAGGTTTCTGATCTCTACTGTCCCATCTTCAAGCTGGGCTTCATTGTGGAACAGGCAGGGGAGAACTTCACAGAGCTGGCTCATACG GGTGGTGTCATTGGGGTCATCATCAACTGGGACTGTGACCTGGACCTGTCAGCATCAAAGTGCAACCCCAAGTACTCCTTCCGGAGGCTTGACCCCAAGCACGTCCCAGCCTCAGCTGGCTACAACTTCAG GTTTGCCAAATATTACAAGGTAAACGGCAGTGCCACCCGCACGCTCATCAAGGCCTATGGGATCCGCATTGACGTCATCGTGCATGGACAG GCAGGGAAGTTCAGCCTGATTCCCACCATCATTAATCTGGCCACAGCACTGACCTCCATCGGGGTG GGCTCCTTCCTGTGTGATTGGATCTTGCTGACGTTTATGAACAAGAACAAGGTGTACAGCCATAAGAAATTCGACAAG CAGACGGCGGGACCAGAGCTGTGCACCTCCGAACCTTCCCAGCAGGACTCCACACTCTCAGACCCCCGAGGTCTGGCCCAGCTCTGA
- the P2RX2 gene encoding P2X purinoceptor 2 isoform X4 — translation MLAEEPKPPAGADAARRLARGCWSAFWDYETPKVIVVKNRRLGVVYRAVQLLILLYFVWYVFIVQKSYQDSETGPESSVITKVKGITFSEHKVWDVEEYVKPPEGGRVFSIITRIEVTPSQTLGTCPESMRVSNATCDSDMDCVVGQLDMLGNGLRTGRCVPYYQGSAKTCEVSGWCPVEDGASVSQFLGKMAPNFTILIKNSIHYPKFQFSKGNIEHRKDGYLKHCTFDEVSDLYCPIFKLGFIVEQAGENFTELAHTGGVIGVIINWDCDLDLSASKCNPKYSFRRLDPKHVPASAGYNFRFAKYYKVNGSATRTLIKAYGIRIDVIVHGQAGKFSLIPTIINLATALTSIGVGSFLCDWILLTFMNKNKVYSHKKFDKTAGPELCTSEPSQQDSTLSDPRGLAQL, via the exons ATGTTGGCCGAGGAGCCCAAGCCCCCTGCGGGGGCGGATGCGGCCCGGCGCCTGGCCCGAGGCTGCTGGTCGGCGTTCTGGGACTACGAGACGCCCAAGGTGATCGTGGTGAAGAACCGGCGCCTGGGCGTCGTGTACCGCGCGGTGCAGCTGCTCATCCTGCTCTACTTCGTGTG GTACGTGTTCATCGTGCAGAAGAGCTACCAGGACAGCGAGACGGGCCCCGAGAGTTCCGTCATCACCAAGGTCAAGGGCATCACCTTCTCCGAACACAAAGTGTGGGACGTGGAGGAGTACGTGAAGCCCCCCGAG GGAGGCAGGGTGTTCAGCATCATCACCAGGATTGAGGTCACACCCTCCCAGACCCTCGGAACCTGCCCAGAG AGTATGAGGGTCAGCAACGCCACCTGTGACTCGGACATGGACTGCGTGGTTGGGCAGCTGGACATGCTGGGAAACG GCCTGCGGACTGGGCGCTGCGTACCCTACTACCAAGGCTCAGCCAAGACCTGCGAGGTATCCGGCTGGTGCCCGGTGGAAGATGGGGCCTCTGTCAG CCAATTTCTCGGCAAGATGGCCCCAAATTTCACCATCCTCATCAAGAACAGCATCCACTACCCTAAATTCCAGTTCTCCAA GGGCAACATAGAGCACAGGAAGGACGGCTACCTGAAGCACTGCACATTCGACGAGGTTTCTGATCTCTACTGTCCCATCTTCAAGCTGGGCTTCATTGTGGAACAGGCAGGGGAGAACTTCACAGAGCTGGCTCATACG GGTGGTGTCATTGGGGTCATCATCAACTGGGACTGTGACCTGGACCTGTCAGCATCAAAGTGCAACCCCAAGTACTCCTTCCGGAGGCTTGACCCCAAGCACGTCCCAGCCTCAGCTGGCTACAACTTCAG GTTTGCCAAATATTACAAGGTAAACGGCAGTGCCACCCGCACGCTCATCAAGGCCTATGGGATCCGCATTGACGTCATCGTGCATGGACAG GCAGGGAAGTTCAGCCTGATTCCCACCATCATTAATCTGGCCACAGCACTGACCTCCATCGGGGTG GGCTCCTTCCTGTGTGATTGGATCTTGCTGACGTTTATGAACAAGAACAAGGTGTACAGCCATAAGAAATTCGACAAG ACGGCGGGACCAGAGCTGTGCACCTCCGAACCTTCCCAGCAGGACTCCACACTCTCAGACCCCCGAGGTCTGGCCCAGCTCTGA
- the P2RX2 gene encoding P2X purinoceptor 2 isoform X1, protein MLAEEPKPPAGADAARRLARGCWSAFWDYETPKVIVVKNRRLGVVYRAVQLLILLYFVWYVFIVQKSYQDSETGPESSVITKVKGITFSEHKVWDVEEYVKPPEGGRVFSIITRIEVTPSQTLGTCPESMRVSNATCDSDMDCVVGQLDMLGNGLRTGRCVPYYQGSAKTCEVSGWCPVEDGASVSQFLGKMAPNFTILIKNSIHYPKFQFSKGNIEHRKDGYLKHCTFDEVSDLYCPIFKLGFIVEQAGENFTELAHTGGVIGVIINWDCDLDLSASKCNPKYSFRRLDPKHVPASAGYNFRFAKYYKVNGSATRTLIKAYGIRIDVIVHGQAGKFSLIPTIINLATALTSIGVGSFLCDWILLTFMNKNKVYSHKKFDKVCTPRRSPGSWPATLALVLGQAPTPPHPCSADPGQAGQALAAPSPWLCPTSTPSEQMVDLPQQTAGPELCTSEPSQQDSTLSDPRGLAQL, encoded by the exons ATGTTGGCCGAGGAGCCCAAGCCCCCTGCGGGGGCGGATGCGGCCCGGCGCCTGGCCCGAGGCTGCTGGTCGGCGTTCTGGGACTACGAGACGCCCAAGGTGATCGTGGTGAAGAACCGGCGCCTGGGCGTCGTGTACCGCGCGGTGCAGCTGCTCATCCTGCTCTACTTCGTGTG GTACGTGTTCATCGTGCAGAAGAGCTACCAGGACAGCGAGACGGGCCCCGAGAGTTCCGTCATCACCAAGGTCAAGGGCATCACCTTCTCCGAACACAAAGTGTGGGACGTGGAGGAGTACGTGAAGCCCCCCGAG GGAGGCAGGGTGTTCAGCATCATCACCAGGATTGAGGTCACACCCTCCCAGACCCTCGGAACCTGCCCAGAG AGTATGAGGGTCAGCAACGCCACCTGTGACTCGGACATGGACTGCGTGGTTGGGCAGCTGGACATGCTGGGAAACG GCCTGCGGACTGGGCGCTGCGTACCCTACTACCAAGGCTCAGCCAAGACCTGCGAGGTATCCGGCTGGTGCCCGGTGGAAGATGGGGCCTCTGTCAG CCAATTTCTCGGCAAGATGGCCCCAAATTTCACCATCCTCATCAAGAACAGCATCCACTACCCTAAATTCCAGTTCTCCAA GGGCAACATAGAGCACAGGAAGGACGGCTACCTGAAGCACTGCACATTCGACGAGGTTTCTGATCTCTACTGTCCCATCTTCAAGCTGGGCTTCATTGTGGAACAGGCAGGGGAGAACTTCACAGAGCTGGCTCATACG GGTGGTGTCATTGGGGTCATCATCAACTGGGACTGTGACCTGGACCTGTCAGCATCAAAGTGCAACCCCAAGTACTCCTTCCGGAGGCTTGACCCCAAGCACGTCCCAGCCTCAGCTGGCTACAACTTCAG GTTTGCCAAATATTACAAGGTAAACGGCAGTGCCACCCGCACGCTCATCAAGGCCTATGGGATCCGCATTGACGTCATCGTGCATGGACAG GCAGGGAAGTTCAGCCTGATTCCCACCATCATTAATCTGGCCACAGCACTGACCTCCATCGGGGTG GGCTCCTTCCTGTGTGATTGGATCTTGCTGACGTTTATGAACAAGAACAAGGTGTACAGCCATAAGAAATTCGACAAGGTGTGCACACCGAGACGCTCCCCTGGTAGCTGGCCTGCGACTCTGGCGCTTGTGTTGGGCCAggcccctaccccaccccacccctgctctgcaGACCCTGGCCAGGCCGGCCAAGCTCTGGCAGCCCCGTCCCCATGGCTTTGTCCCACCTCCACCCCATCCGAGCAGATGGTGGACCTTCCCCAGCAGACGGCGGGACCAGAGCTGTGCACCTCCGAACCTTCCCAGCAGGACTCCACACTCTCAGACCCCCGAGGTCTGGCCCAGCTCTGA
- the LRCOL1 gene encoding leucine-rich colipase-like protein 1 isoform X2, translated as MACARRLLLLLSLLPMCKAWKPKSLFLFHKRTGEACDDHSECQSRCCVPSSLNPQAFCVSKTIFLKCLPWRKPNWDACSDHAECRSRCCVTNSASSEKFCRPRDIFRQCTPWRRPDGARCGHHRECRSQCCIALSEVSRPRCVRRSGLLAQCLPL; from the exons ATGGCGTGTGCCCGGcgtctgctgctgctgctctcgcTGCTGCCCATGTGCAAGGCCTGGAAACCCAAGAGCTTGTTCCTGTTCCATAAG AGGACGGGAGAAGCGTGCGACGACCACTCCGAGTGCCAGAGCCGCTGCTGCGTCCCCAGCAGCCTGAACCCGCAAGCCTTCTGCGTGTCCAAGACTATCTTCCTCAAGTGCCTGCCCTGGCGGAAG CCCAACTGGGACGCTTGCTCCGACCACGCCGAGTGCCGCAGCCGCTGCTGCGTCACCAACAGCGCCAGCTCGGAGAAGTTCTGCAGGCCCAGGGACATCTTCCGGCAGTGCACGCCTTGGCGCAGG CCCGACGGCGCCCGCTGCGGCCACCACCGGGAGTGCCGGAGCCAGTGCTGCATCGCGCTCAGCGAGGTCAGCCGTCCCCGCTGCGTCCGCCGGAGCGGTCTCCTGGCGCAGTGCCTGCCCTTG TGA
- the P2RX2 gene encoding P2X purinoceptor 2 isoform X5 — protein MLAEEPKPPAGADAARRLARGCWSAFWDYETPKVIVVKNRRLGVVYRAVQLLILLYFVWYVFIVQKSYQDSETGPESSVITKVKGITFSEHKVWDVEEYVKPPEGGRVFSIITRIEVTPSQTLGTCPESMRVSNATCDSDMDCVVGQLDMLGNGLRTGRCVPYYQGSAKTCEVSGWCPVEDGASVSQFLGKMAPNFTILIKNSIHYPKFQFSKGNIEHRKDGYLKHCTFDEVSDLYCPIFKLGFIVEQAGENFTELAHTGGVIGVIINWDCDLDLSASKCNPKYSFRRLDPKHVPASAGYNFRFAKYYKVNGSATRTLIKAYGIRIDVIVHGQAGKFSLIPTIINLATALTSIGVGSFLCDWILLTFMNKNKVYSHKKFDKQDSTLSDPRGLAQL, from the exons ATGTTGGCCGAGGAGCCCAAGCCCCCTGCGGGGGCGGATGCGGCCCGGCGCCTGGCCCGAGGCTGCTGGTCGGCGTTCTGGGACTACGAGACGCCCAAGGTGATCGTGGTGAAGAACCGGCGCCTGGGCGTCGTGTACCGCGCGGTGCAGCTGCTCATCCTGCTCTACTTCGTGTG GTACGTGTTCATCGTGCAGAAGAGCTACCAGGACAGCGAGACGGGCCCCGAGAGTTCCGTCATCACCAAGGTCAAGGGCATCACCTTCTCCGAACACAAAGTGTGGGACGTGGAGGAGTACGTGAAGCCCCCCGAG GGAGGCAGGGTGTTCAGCATCATCACCAGGATTGAGGTCACACCCTCCCAGACCCTCGGAACCTGCCCAGAG AGTATGAGGGTCAGCAACGCCACCTGTGACTCGGACATGGACTGCGTGGTTGGGCAGCTGGACATGCTGGGAAACG GCCTGCGGACTGGGCGCTGCGTACCCTACTACCAAGGCTCAGCCAAGACCTGCGAGGTATCCGGCTGGTGCCCGGTGGAAGATGGGGCCTCTGTCAG CCAATTTCTCGGCAAGATGGCCCCAAATTTCACCATCCTCATCAAGAACAGCATCCACTACCCTAAATTCCAGTTCTCCAA GGGCAACATAGAGCACAGGAAGGACGGCTACCTGAAGCACTGCACATTCGACGAGGTTTCTGATCTCTACTGTCCCATCTTCAAGCTGGGCTTCATTGTGGAACAGGCAGGGGAGAACTTCACAGAGCTGGCTCATACG GGTGGTGTCATTGGGGTCATCATCAACTGGGACTGTGACCTGGACCTGTCAGCATCAAAGTGCAACCCCAAGTACTCCTTCCGGAGGCTTGACCCCAAGCACGTCCCAGCCTCAGCTGGCTACAACTTCAG GTTTGCCAAATATTACAAGGTAAACGGCAGTGCCACCCGCACGCTCATCAAGGCCTATGGGATCCGCATTGACGTCATCGTGCATGGACAG GCAGGGAAGTTCAGCCTGATTCCCACCATCATTAATCTGGCCACAGCACTGACCTCCATCGGGGTG GGCTCCTTCCTGTGTGATTGGATCTTGCTGACGTTTATGAACAAGAACAAGGTGTACAGCCATAAGAAATTCGACAAG CAGGACTCCACACTCTCAGACCCCCGAGGTCTGGCCCAGCTCTGA
- the LRCOL1 gene encoding leucine-rich colipase-like protein 1 isoform X3, producing MACARRLLLLLSLLPMCKAWKPKSLFLFHKRTGEACDDHSECQSRCCVPSSLNPQAFCVSKTIFLKCLPWRKPNWDACSDHAECRSRCCVTNSASSEKFCRPRDIFRQCTPWRRAHLDTTALTFQRWVAAGGPVTSP from the exons ATGGCGTGTGCCCGGcgtctgctgctgctgctctcgcTGCTGCCCATGTGCAAGGCCTGGAAACCCAAGAGCTTGTTCCTGTTCCATAAG AGGACGGGAGAAGCGTGCGACGACCACTCCGAGTGCCAGAGCCGCTGCTGCGTCCCCAGCAGCCTGAACCCGCAAGCCTTCTGCGTGTCCAAGACTATCTTCCTCAAGTGCCTGCCCTGGCGGAAG CCCAACTGGGACGCTTGCTCCGACCACGCCGAGTGCCGCAGCCGCTGCTGCGTCACCAACAGCGCCAGCTCGGAGAAGTTCTGCAGGCCCAGGGACATCTTCCGGCAGTGCACGCCTTGGCGCAGG GCCCATCTGGACACAACTGCACTGACTTTCCAGCGATGGGTGGCGGCTGGCGGGCCAGTGACCTCGCCGTGA